Proteins co-encoded in one Gouania willdenowi chromosome 1, fGouWil2.1, whole genome shotgun sequence genomic window:
- the LOC114471336 gene encoding bromodomain-containing protein 3-like, which translates to MDQQMSSVSNVCEQGSSQVSEVVVEQRATVIPQFKKLKYFIIQTDAQESSLKIRFKKCFTNGLKRKHDNCVNSESGRPNKQPKKDLPFTKTKQARTPEVAGSSQRSLMSEVVVEHSAMVIPLDIPQSQALKWSAIQTDTQESSLKTYFMNRLKRKRDNCVDSGSERPNKLPNKDPPFTETERAKTPESPEPLWYCSNILKELLSKRHRGYAWSFYTPVDAIALGLHDYHHIIKEPMDLGTIKKKMDQQEYANAQDFSADVRLMFSNCYKYNSHTRQVVYEARKLQEVFEARFSKVPRDPESGSISQQPISTGTGTGVGTLSTSSSCDGDSTSEEKGSLGEGSSELADLKEELKAVELELKKLSKKPLPKPKKEKRNG; encoded by the exons ATGGACCAACagatgtcctcagtgagcaacgtttgtgaACAAG GTTCTTCACAGGTATCAGAGGTGGTTGTGGAGCAGAGAGCAACGGTCATTCCTCAGTTTAAAAAACTTAAGTACTTCATCATACAAACTGACGCTCAAGAGAGCAGTTTAAAG ataagatttaaaaaatgctttacaAACGGTTTGAAGAGGAAGCATGACAACTGCGTCAACTCAGAAAGTGGAAGACCCAACAAACAGCCAAAAAAAGACCTGCCCTTCACCAAGACCAAACAAGCCAGAACACCAGAGGTTGCTGGTTCTTCACAGAGATCTCTGATGTCAGAGGTGGTTGTGGAGCATAGCGCAATGGTCATTCCTCTTGACATTCCTCAGTCTCAAGCACTTAAGTGGTCCGCCATACAAACGGACACTCAAGAAAGCAGTTTAAAG ACTTACTTTATGAACCGTTTGAAGAGGAAGCGTGACAACTGCGTCGATTCAGGAAGTGAAAGACCCAACAAATTGCCAAATAAAGACCCGCCCTTCACCGAGACCGAAAGAGCAAAAACACCAGAGTCACCAGAGCCACTCTGGTACTGCAGCAACATCCTAAAGGAGCTGCTCTCCAAGAGGCACCGTGGATACGCCTGGTCCTTCTACACGCCAGTCGACGCAATCGCTCTTGGACTGCACGATTATCACCACATCATCAAAGAGCCCATGGACCTCGGCACCATCAAG AAAAAAATGGACCAGCAGGAGTACGCAAACGCCCAAGACTTTAGTGCCGATGTGCGACTAATGTTCTCCAactgttacaaatacaattCTCACACACGTCAGGTGGTCTACGAGGCCAGAAAACTTCAG GAAGTTTTCGAGGCACGTTTTTCAAAGGTTCCCCGAGACCCCGAGAGTGGTTCCATATCCCAGCAGCCGATCAGCACAGGAACAGGAACCGGGGTTGGAACTCTTTCTACTTCATCAAGTTGTGACGGCGACAGCACCTCAGAGGAGAAAGGATCGTTGGGGGAAGGTTCCAGTGAGCTGGCCGACCTAAAGGAGGAG TTAAAAGCTGTTGAACTTGAGCTGAAAAAACTCTCAAAGAAGCCTCTGCCCAAACCCAAGAAGGAAAAGAGAAACGGATAG